A single Methanobrevibacter woesei DNA region contains:
- a CDS encoding bifunctional glycosyltransferase/CDP-glycerol:glycerophosphate glycerophosphotransferase, with product MYLREAIESIINQSLDFEDNIQIIVVNDGSVDNTEDICLKYNVEYPQNFKYVSTKKCFGSSHARNLGLNEAKGKYINFLDSDDYISRNAFKKVLNFFEKHYDEVDLVSIPIYYFGAKKGAHPLNFKFKKSRVIDLLKEPKNIQLSAPSSFIKAEAIGDLRFDENLKTSEDALFINEILLNKLKIGVVSGAEYHYRKFEAKNSLLDYSTNTKTFYTSRVEHFYFKLLNESKYKYGRILKFIQYVIMYDLQWVFMVNAVDNILSETEIGILFKNLIIILQNIDDKVIINQKNISNQLKAHIIFLKYLKGEYINLSNVWGDKKRLIRDILTDDLELNQIFIDIYEIRNDMIYISGVLTTFFNEKGSIFVEANNKFYECKELQYPQRDKYSLNFKYGYNNNFEVYIPITSKVTHIKFKSNFPDFHNLLIEFNRPCRLSNISKYLLSKEYVSRVDYNEITVKPRNFQRVFKNEILTLTSMLREKKQGWKTGVLLRIIYFMLLPFFASKRIWIFMDLPYLADDNGLAMFKYAVGQDDGIEKVFVLNRNNIAFNDVSQIGKTIEYGSVKHRIYALFAEKVISSHPDNGLVYPYWGNYPFLSGLTRFKLVFLQHGITKDNISGWLNKADKNISLIVTSSKEELESFFMFPYNYHKEVVQLLGFPRFDFLEKKANNREIVIMPSWRRYFHHSTKENILKSNYFNIYNDLINDERLIEFCRLHGYKLTFKPHPNVYRFIDLFETNDYVTIDTERKYNDIFTHSSLIITDYSSIAFDFAYLKKPVVYYHYSADYHFDLEESYFDYEKMGFGEVIHDHESLVNLIMDYIVNNCQMKDKYRKRVDDFFEFKDKHNCERVYNAIKKIDTDY from the coding sequence TTGTATTTAAGGGAAGCTATTGAATCTATTATTAATCAAAGTTTGGATTTTGAGGATAATATTCAAATTATTGTTGTTAATGATGGAAGTGTTGATAATACAGAAGATATCTGTTTGAAGTATAATGTTGAGTACCCTCAGAACTTTAAGTATGTTTCAACTAAGAAATGTTTTGGGTCATCACATGCTAGGAATCTAGGTTTAAATGAAGCTAAGGGTAAATATATTAATTTTTTAGATAGTGATGATTATATTTCTAGAAATGCCTTTAAAAAAGTTTTAAATTTTTTTGAAAAGCATTATGATGAAGTGGATTTGGTTTCAATTCCTATTTATTATTTTGGGGCAAAAAAAGGAGCTCATCCATTAAATTTTAAATTTAAAAAAAGCAGAGTAATTGATTTATTAAAAGAACCTAAAAATATCCAGTTATCTGCTCCTTCATCTTTTATTAAAGCTGAAGCTATTGGTGATTTAAGATTTGATGAAAATTTAAAAACATCAGAAGATGCTCTTTTTATAAATGAGATTCTTTTAAATAAGTTAAAAATAGGGGTTGTTTCAGGAGCTGAATATCATTATAGGAAATTTGAGGCTAAAAATTCCCTTTTAGATTATTCCACTAATACAAAAACCTTTTACACATCAAGAGTTGAACATTTCTATTTTAAACTCCTTAATGAGTCTAAATATAAGTATGGTAGGATCTTAAAGTTCATACAGTATGTAATAATGTATGATCTCCAATGGGTTTTCATGGTTAATGCTGTTGATAATATCTTATCTGAAACAGAAATTGGTATTCTTTTTAAGAATCTGATTATTATTTTACAAAATATTGATGATAAGGTAATAATTAATCAAAAAAACATTTCAAATCAGCTTAAGGCACATATTATATTTTTAAAGTATCTTAAAGGCGAATATATTAATCTTTCAAATGTTTGGGGAGATAAAAAAAGATTAATTAGAGATATTTTAACTGATGATTTGGAGTTAAATCAGATTTTCATTGATATTTATGAAATTAGGAATGATATGATTTATATTTCAGGGGTGCTTACAACCTTTTTCAATGAAAAAGGCAGCATATTCGTTGAAGCTAATAATAAGTTCTATGAATGTAAAGAGCTTCAATATCCTCAAAGGGATAAGTACTCTCTAAACTTTAAATATGGCTATAACAATAACTTTGAGGTTTATATTCCAATAACTTCTAAAGTTACTCATATCAAGTTCAAATCTAATTTCCCAGATTTTCACAATCTTTTAATTGAATTTAACAGGCCATGTAGGTTATCTAACATTTCCAAATATTTACTGTCTAAAGAATATGTTAGTAGAGTTGACTATAATGAAATCACTGTTAAACCAAGGAATTTCCAGAGAGTATTTAAAAATGAGATTTTAACATTAACTTCAATGCTTCGTGAGAAAAAGCAGGGATGGAAAACTGGTGTTTTATTAAGAATAATCTACTTTATGCTACTTCCATTTTTTGCATCTAAAAGGATTTGGATTTTCATGGACTTGCCATATTTGGCTGATGATAATGGTTTGGCCATGTTTAAGTATGCTGTTGGGCAAGATGATGGTATTGAAAAGGTATTTGTATTAAATAGAAATAATATTGCATTTAATGATGTTTCTCAAATTGGAAAAACCATAGAATATGGATCTGTAAAACATAGAATCTATGCATTATTTGCAGAGAAAGTAATCTCATCTCACCCTGATAATGGTTTAGTTTATCCATACTGGGGAAATTATCCATTTTTATCAGGTCTTACACGTTTTAAACTCGTATTCCTACAGCATGGTATTACTAAGGATAATATTTCAGGATGGCTTAACAAGGCAGATAAGAATATCTCTTTAATTGTTACTTCATCTAAAGAAGAGCTTGAATCATTCTTTATGTTTCCATATAATTATCATAAGGAAGTTGTTCAGCTATTAGGTTTTCCAAGATTTGATTTTCTTGAGAAAAAAGCAAATAATCGCGAAATAGTTATCATGCCTTCATGGAGAAGATATTTCCATCATTCCACAAAGGAAAATATCTTGAAATCAAATTACTTCAATATTTACAATGACTTAATTAATGATGAACGTTTAATTGAATTTTGCAGATTACATGGTTATAAGTTGACTTTTAAGCCTCATCCTAATGTTTATCGTTTCATTGATTTATTTGAAACCAATGATTATGTTACTATAGATACTGAGAGAAAGTACAATGATATTTTCACCCATTCCTCTTTAATCATAACAGATTACTCTTCAATAGCTTTTGATTTTGCTTATCTTAAGAAGCCAGTTGTATATTACCATTATTCTGCGGATTATCATTTCGATTTAGAGGAAAGCTATTTTGATTATGAGAAAATGGGCTTTGGGGAAGTTATTCATGATCATGAAAGTCTTGTTAACTTAATTATGGATTATATTGTAAATAACTGTCAAATGAAGGATAAATATAGGAAAAGAGTTGATGACTTCTTTGAATTTAAAGATAAACATAACTGTGAAAGAGTTTATAATGCAATTAAAAAAATTGATACTGATTACTAA
- a CDS encoding acyltransferase: protein MESVSNIDQINDLKDNSFIGKPEFVNSIVRFNGKNNLFYCERDVKLYNAKIYFEGNNSLIYLSSSPNAIYPLILQVYHDSVIFFGRDNNMTAPININVQEHQNLIIGDDCNIGSGTNIRTSFAYPLFSGSTKERVNYPGSVLIGDHVWLGHLSYIASGARLGSGTTVDNNSYVPPNYICKSNCFLSGNPVEIIQDDVFFTKDYLGAFKQEDSNTMDNYVSDVFIYNVIPNETLVFDEIDKILKSLNVEDSLDFIQKLLVYNKRKNRFTIK from the coding sequence ATGGAGTCAGTAAGCAATATTGATCAAATTAATGATTTAAAAGATAATTCTTTTATTGGCAAACCAGAATTTGTTAATTCAATTGTTCGTTTTAATGGAAAAAACAATTTATTTTATTGTGAAAGAGATGTTAAACTTTATAATGCAAAAATTTATTTTGAAGGTAATAACTCTTTAATTTATTTATCTTCTTCACCAAATGCTATTTACCCTTTAATTCTACAGGTTTATCATGATTCTGTTATCTTTTTTGGAAGAGACAACAATATGACTGCTCCTATTAATATAAATGTTCAGGAACATCAGAATCTAATTATAGGGGATGACTGTAATATTGGTAGTGGTACTAATATAAGAACTTCTTTTGCTTATCCTCTTTTTTCTGGCTCAACAAAGGAGAGAGTAAATTATCCTGGTTCTGTTCTTATTGGTGATCATGTCTGGTTAGGACATTTGTCATATATTGCTTCTGGTGCCAGGTTAGGGTCAGGCACTACTGTTGATAACAATTCTTATGTTCCGCCAAATTATATTTGTAAATCTAACTGTTTTTTAAGTGGTAATCCTGTTGAAATTATACAAGATGATGTTTTTTTCACTAAAGATTATTTAGGGGCTTTTAAACAAGAAGATTCAAATACTATGGATAATTATGTAAGTGATGTTTTTATTTACAATGTAATTCCTAATGAAACACTTGTTTTTGATGAAATTGATAAAATATTGAAATCTTTAAATGTTGAGGATTCCCTAGATTTCATTCAGAAATTACTTGTTTATAACAAAAGAAAAAATAGATTTACTATTAAATAA
- a CDS encoding methyltransferase domain-containing protein, whose product MHKTSYDRMNWFKNNYISGKKVLKILDVGSLDTSETNYNYKSIFNNPNWSYTGLDCEEGYNVDIVVEDIYNWHEIKSESYDVIISGQLFEHLEFFWLTMAEIERVLKPGGFCCIIAPSEGPKHGVSDTDCYRFCKDGMATLAKYADFEILHVSTNKEGKPWCDSCLVARKPKSNVKGVTDLEIRMGNLENKVDVILDSLKGK is encoded by the coding sequence ATGCATAAAACTAGTTATGATAGGATGAATTGGTTTAAAAATAATTATATTAGTGGTAAAAAAGTTTTAAAAATCTTAGATGTCGGGTCTTTAGACACAAGTGAGACTAATTATAATTATAAATCTATTTTTAATAATCCTAATTGGTCTTATACAGGCCTTGATTGTGAAGAAGGTTATAATGTAGACATTGTAGTAGAAGATATTTATAATTGGCATGAAATAAAAAGTGAAAGTTATGATGTTATTATTTCAGGTCAACTATTTGAACACTTAGAATTTTTTTGGCTTACTATGGCAGAAATTGAAAGAGTATTAAAACCAGGTGGTTTTTGTTGTATTATTGCACCTAGTGAAGGTCCTAAACACGGTGTATCAGACACAGATTGTTATCGTTTTTGTAAAGATGGTATGGCAACTCTTGCTAAATATGCAGATTTTGAAATTCTTCACGTTTCAACAAATAAAGAGGGTAAACCTTGGTGTGATAGCTGTTTAGTTGCTAGAAAACCTAAATCAAATGTAAAAGGAGTAACAGATTTAGAAATAAGGATGGGGAATCTTGAAAATAAAGTTGATGTTATTTTAGATTCATTAAAAGGAAAATAA
- a CDS encoding glycosyltransferase — MVNVSIIIPVYNVEDYLEECLDSVLDQSLKDIEIICVDDCSTDNSLNILNNYAKKDSRIKIIKNSENKGQGFSRNVGIKHAIGEYVGFVDSDDWIDTKLFELTYNEAKKLDLDLLLFKSFAFDNKTGELTDFNKDYLSFKCLDGLDKLIFTHKDTKQVTCNISVSPWEKIYKREFLVNNNFLFPEDIIFEDEVFFYKVYLNAKRVSLFDDYLYYYRVNRENSTMLRKDNKFMNVVDAFRLIREEFIKTNNYDEEYKKLLFNKFMYSVFTRFNETADEFKEEFFLKIKSDFSTFLNTQNNVNLLVDSYKKKVINVLFSDSYDEFYKYENGIINQEHSVKDIEIFYKISIIIPIYNMEDHLSKALDSIKNQTFGFENLEVILVDDCSTDNSRKIIKDYCDKYHNIKGVFLKENSGFAGKPRNVGMSYASADYIMFLDPDDSYFEDACEILYNKIISEEADIVSGNFADYFFQNNEMYDWEEKFGLKGDEIKVSSIKENMNLFNVYPSVWAKILRKDFILSNNIVFPENVPGQDLFFVHHALLMAEGIVFINKAIVSYVARNSDDEKEVSVSCNNSKKVLVGLIKLYYKHLDLFENYAPDNTEIVLKSLYYWITKFIDSDLLFSEIKEIVSYSSNLFQRFLDLNLPVSSNYSLLFDAISKKDYDDVIIELSKLNESYNNKVSLLLKNKQIFFACYAIEPQIGGLAKAVLSRSKKLSDLGYHVTILTVDFGQNYEFITAKLRDNNLLAENVDIINLFDYYKNKNAVNTPNKEYVENDDDCEIIYNDDNSFDKNYFKNGNKIKTERFFNDYLAIEKYFENDKCIKEKSFTEDGFCFYEMFIKNNREFYCLNDREEDLSIQISAAHEYNKHLHLQTYFFEEICGNCKDKPFLIIESTGHIPSIGNVSSDLAYKIGQLHGNVFKEPYVLGSEIQSFSAINDRENLERVITLTESQKNDLIKEFGYDRFITIPNSVEYVDLNNVEKDLNKISFVSSISPHKNLFDLVKAFKVVIDHNRNAMLEVFGRAYLPVEIEELNKIKKFIKENNMENNVIFRGYSDNIYEEMENSLATVFTSHSEGFCLAIIESMICATPAIAFDFNYGPSDIIVNGEDGIIVDKYDINSLAESIIDLLDNPDNAIKMGEIARNNILNNFLDDLIIKKWEILFEDVLYNHVVNSPIKLSVIIPVYNAEEYLDTCLNSIVNQTLNEIEIICIDDCSTDNSLEILYDFASRDERIKIISLNKNHRQGFARNRGIKLSKGNYIAFVDSDDWIDLNTFECSYNLAKKNNLDLILFKLINFDDTSDKYFETDYYNMNFFNNEKEIFNYKNISNKIFSIPVGPVNKIYKSSLLKENDIYFPEEYSMFEDNPFSHNAFLSAKRCSFIPKHFYYRRVHGNSTMQNKNKKMLDIVSILNEVISVFIDHNLFNEFSHILFNHKISVIKMWYGKIDDEFKIDFYKCIKEDFEKNKYINNLLVEPNLTNENRYFYESIVDSDTFKECQLMLQLKKVDLNDRYLEDSVYDSYSNRQVLSLINLNRRYKDRIKYLEYSNRLLRNEINNSKTGRFLTKLKNIFK, encoded by the coding sequence ATGGTTAATGTTTCAATTATTATTCCTGTATACAATGTTGAAGATTATTTAGAGGAGTGTTTAGACTCTGTTTTAGATCAGTCATTGAAAGATATTGAAATTATCTGTGTTGATGACTGTTCAACGGATAATTCATTAAATATTTTGAATAATTATGCTAAAAAAGATTCAAGGATTAAAATAATTAAAAATAGTGAAAATAAAGGTCAAGGTTTTTCAAGAAATGTAGGGATTAAACATGCTATTGGGGAATATGTAGGATTTGTAGATTCTGATGACTGGATTGACACAAAATTATTTGAATTAACATATAATGAAGCTAAAAAATTAGATTTAGATTTATTGTTATTTAAGAGTTTTGCTTTTGATAATAAAACTGGCGAGTTGACTGATTTTAATAAAGATTATCTTTCATTTAAATGTTTGGATGGTTTAGATAAGTTAATTTTTACTCATAAAGACACAAAACAGGTTACTTGTAATATTTCTGTTTCACCATGGGAAAAAATATATAAAAGGGAATTTTTAGTTAACAATAATTTTTTGTTTCCTGAAGATATAATTTTTGAAGATGAAGTTTTTTTTTATAAAGTATATTTAAATGCAAAGAGGGTTTCCTTATTTGATGATTATCTTTATTATTATAGAGTAAATAGGGAAAATTCTACCATGCTTAGAAAAGATAATAAATTTATGAATGTTGTTGATGCATTCAGATTAATTCGTGAGGAATTTATTAAAACAAACAACTATGATGAAGAATATAAAAAACTTCTTTTTAATAAATTTATGTACTCAGTTTTCACACGTTTTAATGAAACAGCAGATGAATTTAAAGAGGAATTTTTCTTAAAAATAAAATCTGATTTCAGTACATTCTTAAATACTCAGAATAATGTAAATTTATTAGTTGATTCTTATAAAAAGAAAGTTATAAATGTTTTATTTAGTGATTCATACGATGAATTCTATAAATATGAGAATGGTATTATTAATCAGGAACATTCAGTTAAAGATATTGAAATATTTTATAAAATTTCAATAATCATTCCTATTTATAATATGGAAGATCATCTTTCAAAAGCTTTAGATTCAATTAAAAATCAAACATTTGGTTTTGAAAATTTAGAAGTGATTTTAGTTGATGATTGCTCAACAGACAACTCTAGAAAAATAATTAAAGATTACTGTGATAAATATCATAATATTAAGGGCGTATTTCTTAAAGAAAATAGTGGATTTGCGGGTAAACCTAGAAATGTTGGTATGAGCTATGCTTCTGCAGATTATATAATGTTTTTAGACCCGGATGATTCTTATTTTGAGGATGCATGTGAAATATTGTATAATAAAATTATTTCAGAAGAAGCTGATATTGTTTCAGGTAATTTTGCAGATTATTTTTTCCAGAATAATGAGATGTATGATTGGGAAGAAAAATTTGGATTAAAAGGGGATGAAATAAAAGTTAGCTCTATTAAGGAAAATATGAATTTATTTAATGTTTATCCTTCTGTTTGGGCTAAAATACTTAGAAAAGATTTTATTTTATCTAACAATATTGTTTTTCCAGAAAATGTTCCTGGTCAAGATTTATTTTTTGTTCATCATGCTTTGTTAATGGCAGAAGGTATTGTTTTTATAAATAAAGCAATTGTTTCTTATGTTGCACGTAATTCTGATGATGAAAAAGAGGTATCTGTATCATGTAACAACTCAAAAAAAGTTTTAGTTGGTCTTATAAAATTATATTATAAACATTTGGATTTATTTGAAAATTATGCTCCAGATAATACTGAGATTGTACTTAAATCTTTGTATTATTGGATTACTAAATTTATTGATTCAGATTTATTATTTTCTGAGATTAAAGAGATTGTAAGTTATTCCTCTAATCTTTTTCAAAGATTTTTAGATTTAAATCTTCCAGTTTCATCAAATTATTCCTTATTATTTGATGCAATTTCTAAAAAGGATTATGATGATGTTATCATTGAATTGTCTAAATTAAATGAAAGTTATAATAATAAAGTTTCTTTGTTATTAAAAAATAAACAAATTTTCTTTGCATGTTATGCAATAGAGCCACAAATTGGTGGTCTTGCAAAAGCAGTCTTAAGTAGATCTAAAAAGTTATCTGATTTAGGTTATCATGTTACTATTTTAACAGTTGATTTTGGTCAGAATTATGAGTTTATAACTGCTAAATTGAGAGATAATAATTTATTAGCTGAAAATGTGGATATTATTAACTTATTTGATTATTATAAAAACAAAAATGCGGTCAACACTCCAAATAAAGAGTATGTGGAAAATGATGATGATTGTGAAATTATTTATAATGATGATAATTCTTTTGATAAAAATTACTTTAAAAATGGTAATAAAATTAAAACAGAAAGATTTTTTAATGATTATTTAGCAATTGAAAAATATTTTGAGAATGATAAATGTATTAAAGAAAAATCCTTCACAGAAGATGGATTTTGTTTTTATGAGATGTTTATTAAAAATAATCGTGAATTTTATTGTTTAAATGATCGTGAAGAAGATTTATCTATTCAAATTAGTGCAGCCCATGAATATAACAAACATTTGCACCTTCAAACATATTTTTTCGAGGAAATATGTGGTAATTGTAAAGATAAACCATTTTTAATTATTGAATCTACAGGTCATATACCAAGTATTGGAAATGTTTCCTCGGATTTAGCTTATAAAATAGGTCAATTGCATGGTAATGTATTTAAAGAGCCATATGTATTAGGTAGTGAAATTCAATCATTTTCTGCAATTAATGATAGAGAAAATTTAGAAAGGGTTATCACATTAACTGAAAGTCAGAAAAATGATTTAATTAAGGAATTTGGATATGATAGATTTATTACAATTCCTAATTCTGTAGAGTATGTTGATTTAAATAATGTTGAAAAGGATTTAAATAAAATTAGTTTTGTTTCAAGTATCTCACCTCATAAAAATCTTTTTGATCTTGTTAAAGCTTTTAAAGTTGTTATAGATCATAATAGAAATGCAATGCTTGAAGTATTTGGTCGTGCTTATCTTCCTGTAGAAATTGAAGAGCTGAATAAGATTAAAAAGTTTATTAAAGAAAATAATATGGAAAATAATGTTATTTTTAGAGGATATAGTGATAATATTTATGAAGAAATGGAAAATTCTTTAGCTACAGTTTTCACATCACATTCAGAAGGTTTTTGTTTAGCTATTATTGAATCAATGATATGTGCTACTCCAGCGATTGCATTTGATTTTAATTATGGACCATCTGACATAATTGTAAATGGGGAAGATGGTATTATTGTTGATAAATATGATATAAATTCATTAGCTGAATCAATCATTGATTTACTAGATAATCCTGATAATGCGATTAAAATGGGTGAAATTGCAAGGAATAATATATTAAATAACTTTTTAGATGATCTTATAATTAAAAAATGGGAGATTTTATTTGAGGATGTTCTGTATAATCATGTTGTTAATTCACCTATTAAATTATCAGTTATAATTCCTGTTTATAATGCTGAAGAATATTTGGATACCTGTTTGAACAGTATTGTTAATCAAACTCTTAATGAGATTGAGATTATATGTATTGATGACTGTTCAACTGATAATTCTTTAGAAATATTGTATGATTTTGCATCAAGAGATGAAAGAATTAAAATCATTTCATTAAATAAAAACCATAGGCAGGGTTTCGCTAGAAATAGAGGTATTAAACTAAGTAAAGGTAATTATATAGCATTTGTTGATTCCGATGATTGGATAGATTTAAATACCTTTGAATGTTCATATAATCTTGCTAAAAAAAATAATTTAGATTTAATTCTTTTTAAATTAATAAACTTTGATGATACTTCTGATAAATATTTTGAAACTGATTATTATAACATGAATTTTTTTAATAATGAAAAAGAAATATTCAATTATAAAAATATTTCAAATAAGATATTTTCAATTCCTGTAGGTCCTGTAAATAAAATTTATAAGTCTAGTTTACTTAAAGAGAATGATATTTACTTCCCAGAAGAATATTCTATGTTTGAAGATAATCCATTTTCACATAATGCTTTTTTATCTGCTAAAAGGTGTTCTTTCATCCCTAAACATTTTTATTATAGGCGTGTTCATGGTAATTCAACAATGCAAAATAAAAATAAGAAAATGCTGGATATTGTTTCTATTTTAAATGAAGTTATTTCAGTATTTATTGATCATAATTTGTTTAATGAGTTTAGCCATATTTTATTTAACCATAAGATTTCTGTAATTAAAATGTGGTATGGAAAAATTGATGATGAATTTAAAATCGATTTTTACAAATGTATAAAAGAAGATTTTGAAAAAAATAAATATATCAATAACTTATTAGTCGAACCAAATTTAACTAATGAAAATCGTTATTTTTATGAGTCAATTGTTGATTCAGATACTTTTAAAGAGTGTCAATTAATGTTACAATTAAAAAAAGTTGATTTAAATGATAGGTATTTAGAGGATTCTGTATATGATTCATATTCTAATAGGCAAGTATTAAGTTTAATTAATCTTAATAGAAGATATAAAGATAGGATTAAGTATTTAGAATACTCTAATAGATTATTAAGGAATGAAATTAATAATTCTAAAACAGGACGCTTTTTAACTAAATTAAAAAATATTTTTAAGTAA
- a CDS encoding glycosyltransferase family 2 protein, with product MLKKVSVVIPVYNVENHIKKSLDSLINQTFNLNDIEVIMVDDCSTDNSGVIIDEYASKYDNFRAIHLNQNSGSAGKPRNIGLKEASSDFVMFLDSDDYFVENAIERLYNLIIDDKDLDIVLGGYVNIHGDNEQVVLPPGNSSRTYIYDTNNDIDLIRINPSISAKIFKKSFLIDNNIRFPEGIPGQDLVFVLNSIFHAKKVLTLNNFIVYNRVLRFNELDKSISLNVTPKYLLGLIKAYNLTLNVCLDCNIKVDLIKLILISHLQFFNSQLSKKEVSSEELSDLFNSPIFNEFKNHDFFNIATEFKLIFNNIEKGIFYNSELISYIKTNIENNIFYKYEKVKNILNQYRYDNKILLKNLRIKDDENNYLKKENEQLNLELKNINSSKLLKFKNLF from the coding sequence ATGCTTAAAAAGGTTTCAGTTGTTATTCCAGTTTATAATGTTGAAAATCATATTAAAAAATCATTAGATAGTCTTATTAATCAAACTTTTAATTTAAATGATATTGAAGTAATAATGGTTGATGATTGTTCAACAGATAATAGTGGTGTAATTATTGATGAATATGCATCTAAATATGATAATTTTAGAGCAATTCACCTAAATCAAAATAGTGGTTCTGCAGGTAAACCTAGAAATATTGGTCTTAAAGAAGCATCTTCTGATTTTGTAATGTTTTTAGATTCAGATGATTATTTTGTAGAAAATGCTATTGAAAGATTATATAATTTAATTATTGATGATAAAGATTTAGATATTGTTTTGGGGGGTTATGTTAATATCCATGGTGATAATGAACAGGTTGTTTTACCACCTGGAAATTCAAGTAGGACTTATATTTATGACACTAATAATGATATTGATTTGATTAGAATAAATCCCTCTATTTCAGCTAAAATTTTTAAAAAATCTTTTTTAATTGATAATAATATTAGATTTCCAGAAGGTATTCCTGGTCAAGATTTAGTTTTCGTATTAAACTCGATTTTTCATGCAAAAAAAGTTTTAACTTTAAATAACTTCATTGTTTATAATAGGGTATTAAGATTTAATGAATTGGACAAGTCTATTTCTTTAAATGTAACTCCTAAATATTTATTAGGTTTGATTAAAGCATATAATTTAACATTAAATGTATGTTTAGACTGTAATATAAAAGTGGATTTAATTAAATTGATTTTAATTTCTCATTTACAGTTTTTTAATAGTCAGTTGTCAAAAAAGGAAGTGAGTTCTGAAGAATTATCTGATCTTTTTAATTCTCCTATTTTTAATGAATTTAAAAATCATGATTTTTTTAACATAGCTACTGAGTTTAAATTAATATTTAATAACATAGAAAAAGGAATTTTTTATAATTCTGAGTTAATTAGTTACATTAAGACAAATATTGAAAATAATATTTTTTATAAATATGAAAAGGTTAAAAATATTTTAAATCAATATAGATATGATAATAAAATTTTATTGAAAAATTTAAGAATTAAAGATGATGAAAATAATTATCTTAAGAAGGAAAATGAACAATTAAATTTAGAACTTAAGAATATCAATTCATCAAAACTTTTGAAGTTTAAAAATTTATTTTAA